One genomic window of Camelina sativa cultivar DH55 chromosome 5, Cs, whole genome shotgun sequence includes the following:
- the LOC104786045 gene encoding dual specificity protein kinase splB isoform X1: MDRQLDKENMDQAKGYENVRYTAPDPRDEGLGSMNQRFPHDSSTNFNTNVRPPDYGGTSIPARPVLNYSIQTGEEFAFEFMRDRVVMKPQFIPNVYGDPSGMPVPVNLTAMGMVHPMAESGSKSTEEKRQAFEQERKPPSRIEDKTYHELVQSAPVISSRNDTGQRRPSLISSRASDSSLNQAKFLCSFGGKIIPRPRDQKLRYVGGETRIIRISKTISFQELMQKMKEMFPEARTIKYQLPGEDLDALVSVSSDEDLQNMMEECIVFGNGGSEKPRMFLFSSSDIEEAQFVIEHADGDSEVQYVVAVNGMDLSSRKGSLGISAPGNNLDELLQGNFDRKINRATTEPAVASVAPLPGNESLSASQASQLVTGLSTGNEPFPQPYLGQQLHFTGLGNHQVYTSAHMASSGYIDEKGSAPLHVQPQPHYIPYSVNPETPVGPHYAQKPEQGVSREEQIFHVQDPEPEASSKEAKMRRDDSFQKVNDPANVSTDESNLSAKEPKMKRESSTPRVSEYSVSSMPDDLIVPDHLVKEEAPIATQTSSSTPDISSSALPEKSLRKSQDHVENNLSAKEPKMKKGQTTRVNEYSVSSVSTDSKVPDLALKEEAPVSMKSSNSTPDPKSFVYPEKNLRTSQDYVPKAGALATASESMTNNQDNPFCLPGGLSASGHGTSDGNSSNLSNVDQPVIHPRVFHSERTLRDPAETNRLSKSDDSLASQFVMAHNTSDAFLPISESSETSHEANMESQNVHSTAPVRSAPESIWTAEGSMAQSEKRNLEPNASEHVSQTKTSVKAVPRGHIEKGDIVVDINDRFPREFLADILKAEESVNFPELGPLHADGAGVSLNIQNNDPKTWSYFRNLAQDEFERKDLSLMDQDHPGFPSSLTNTNGVPIDYSYPPLQSEKVASSQINSQIHFDGNIQPDVSTTTIADLNTVDTHADYSQSQIKGAESIDTTLNTGVPLIDFMVADSGMRSLQVIKNDDLEELKELGSGTFGTVYHGKWRGTDVAIKRIKRSCFIGRSSEQERLTSEFWHEAEILSKLHHPNVMAFYGVVKDGPGGTLATVTEYMVNGSLRHVLLSNRHLDRRKRLIIAMDAAFGMEYLHSKSIVHFDLKCDNLLVNLKDPARPICKVGDFGLSKIKRNTLVTGGVRGTLPWMAPELLSGSSSKVSEKVDVFSFGIVLWEILTGEEPYANMHYGAIIGGIVNNTLRPTVPNYCDPEWRMLMEQCWAPDPFVRPAFPEIARRLRTMSSSAVHTKPHAVNHQIHK, translated from the exons ATGGATAGACAACTTGACAAAGAAAACATGGATCAAGCTAAAGGTTATGAAAACGTTCGGTATACTGCCCCTGACCCTAGAGATGAGGGCCTTGGGTCCATGAATCAACGGTTTCCTCACGATTCTTCAACTAATTTTAACACCAATGTACGACCTCCAGATTATGGTGGTACTTCGATCCCTGCTCGGCCAGTGCTAAACTACTCAATACAGACGGGTGAAGAATTTGCTTTTGAGTTTATGAGAGATAGGGTAGTTATGAAACCGCAATTCATCCCTAATGTGTATGGTGACCCCAGTGGTATGCCTGTTCCTGTTAACTTAACTGCCATGGGAATGGTTCATCCCATGGCAGAGAGTGGCTCTAAATCCACAGAAGAAAAACGTCAAGCCTTTGAGCAAGAGAGGAAACCTCCTTCTAGAATTGAAGATAAGACCTACCATGAGCTGGTCCAGTCTGCCCCAGTTATCTCTTCGAGAAATGATACTGGTCAAAGGCGTCctagtttgatttcttctagaGCTTCTGATAGCTCTCTGAACCAGGCGAAGTTCTTGTGTAGTTTTGGTGGTAAAATTATACCTCGCCCCAGAGATCAGAAACTTAGATATGTAGGTGGCGAAACGCGTATCATACGTATTAGCAAGACTATTTCTTTCCAAGAACTCATgcagaaaatgaaagaaatgttCCCTGAAGCACGTACCATAAAATATCAGCTGCCAGGCGAGGATCTCGATGCCTTGGTCTCTGTATCTTCTGATGAGGATTTACAAAACATGATGGAGGAATGTATTGTGTTTGGTAATGGAGGATCTGAGAAGCCGAGGATGTTCTTGTTTTCAAGCAGTGATATAGAGGAGGCTCAGTTCGTTATAGAACATGCAGACGGTGATTCTGAGGTTCAGTATGTTGTCGCTGTCAATGGGATGGATCTAAGTTCACGAAAAGGTTCCCTTGGAATAAGTGCTCCCGGGAACAATTTGGATGAACTACTGCAAGGGAATTTTGATAGGAAGATCAATCGGGCTACCACAGAACCAGCAGTAGCTTCGGTTGCTCCTTTGCCAGGTAATGAATCTTTATCAGCGAGCCAAGCTTCTCAACTTGTAACAGGTTTGTCTACTGGAAATGAGCCATTTCCACAGCCTTATCTAGGACAGCAATTGCACTTCACCGGACTTGGTAACCACCAAGTTTACACATCAGCTCACATGGCAAGCAGTGGCTATATAGATGAGAAGGGGTCTGCTCCTTTGCATGTTCAACCACAACCACATTATATCCCTTATTCTGTGAATCCTGAAACACCTGTGGGGCCTCACTATGCACAAAAGCCTGAGCAAGGAGTTTCGCGTGAGGAGCAGATCTTTCATGTACAAGACCCAGAACCAGAAGCTTCATCAAAAGAGGCTAAGATGAGAAGAGATGATTCATTTCAGAAGGTAAATGATCCTGCTAATGTATCTACTGATGAGAGCAATCTTTCGGCAAAGGAGCCAAAGATGAAGAGAGAATCCTCAACCCCAAGGGTCAGTGAGTATTCTGTTTCTTCTATGCCTGATGATTTGATAGTCCCAGACCACCTCGTAAAGGAAGAAGCTCCAATTGCCACACAAACATCCAGTTCAACACCAGATATAAGTTCTTCAGCTCTTCCAGAAAAAAGTCTTAGAAAATCCCAGGACCATGTTGAGAACAATCTGTCAGCAAAGGAGCCAAAGATGAAGAAAGGACAAACCACAAGGGTCAATGAGTATTCCGTTTCCTCTGTATCTACTGATTCTAAGGTCCCAGATCTCGCCCTCAAGGAAGAAGCTCCTGTTTCCATGAAATCATCCAATTCAACACCAGATCCAAAATCCTTTGTTTATCCagaaaaaaatcttagaacATCCCAGGATTATGTTCCGAAAGCGGGTGCTTTAGCTACAGCAAGTGAAAGCATGACAAATAATCAGGACAATCCATTTTGTCTGCCTGGAGGACTCTCAGCATCTGGACATGGGACTTCAGATGGTAATTCATCTAATTTGAGCAATGTCGATCAGCCTGTGATTCATCCGAGAGTTTTTCATTCTGAGCGCACTCTCCGAGATCCAGCAGAAACTAACCGTTTGTCTAAATCTGATGATTCCCTTGCTTCTCAATTTGTAATGGCTCACAACACTTCAGATGCATTCCTACCTATCAGCGAATCATCAGAAACTTCTCATGAAGCAAATATGGAGTCCCAGAATGTACATTCTACCGCACCAGTAAGATCAGCTCCTGAAAGCATCTGGACAGCCGAGGGTAGTATGGCACAGTCTGAAAAGAGAAACTTGGAGCCTAACGCCTCGGAGCATGTAAGTCAGACAAAGACTTCAGTAAAGGCTGTTCCACGAGGACACATTGAGAAGGGGGATATAGTTGTTGATATAAATGATAGGTTTCCTCGTGAATTTCTTGCTGATATTTTGAAAGCGGAAGAGTCTGTGAATTTCCCTGAATTAGGGCCATTGCATGCCGATGGGGCTGGTGTGAGTTTAAATATTCAGAATAATGACCCTAAAACTTGGTCGTACTTTCGAAATTTGGCGCAGGATGAGTTTGAGAGGAAGGATCTATCCCTTATGGATCAGGACCACCCTGGATTTCCCAGTTCCCTGACTAACACCAACGGAGTTCCTATTGATTATAGCTACCCACCATTGCAGTCTGAGAAAGTTGCTTCAAGTCAGATAAATTCACAAATCCACTTTGATGGAAATATCCAGCCGGATGTGTCTACCACTACCATAGCAGATTTGAACACAGTAGACACACATGCAGATTACAGTCAGTCACAGATCAAAGGTGCTGAAAGCATAGATACAACTTTG AATACTGGAGTTCCTCTCATTGACTTTATGGTTGCGGATAGTGGCATGAGGTCTCTGCAG GTCATTAAAAATGACGACTTAGAAGAACTGAAGGAATTAGGTTCTGGTACCTTTGGAACTGTTTATCATGGAAAATGGAGGGGTACAGATGTTGCTATTAAGCGAATAAAGAGGAGCTGTTTTATTGGTCGTTCATCTGAACAAGAGAGATTG ACCTCCGAGTTCTGGCATGAAGCTGAAATTCTTTCAAAGCTTCACCATCCAAATGTTATGGCATTTTACGGCGTAGTGAAAGATGGACCAGGAGGAACTTTAGCTACAGTGACAGAGTACATGGTCAATGGATCGCTTAGGCATGTTTTGCTCAGCAACAG GCACCTTGATCGACGTAAGCGCCTTATCATTGCAATGGATGCAGCTTTTGGAATGGAATATTTGCACTCAAAGAGCATAGTGCATTTCGATTTGAAGTGTGATAACTTGCTTGTCAACTTAAAAGATCCCGCCCGTCCCATATGCAAG GTCGGTGATTTTGGTCTGtcaaagataaagagaaacacTTTGGTCACTGGCGGCGTAAGGGGAACCCTCCCTTGGATGGCTCCGGAGCTACTTAGTGGCAGCAGCAGCAAAGTTTCTGAAAAG GTTGATGTGTTCTCTTTTGGAATTGTCTTGTGGGAAATTCTTACCGGTGAGGAACCCTACGCCAATATGCATTATGGGGCAATAATCG GAGGCATAGTGAACAATACATTGAGACCAACCGTGCCAAACTATTGTGACCCGGAGTGGAGAATGCTGATGGAGCAGTGTTGGGCTCCTGACCCATTTGTTCGACCTGCCTTCCCGGAAATAGCCAGACGTCTCCGCACCATGTCCTCCTCTGCGGTCCACACAAAACCACACGCCGTCAACCACCAAATTCACAAGTAA
- the LOC104788993 gene encoding uncharacterized protein LOC104788993: MAMQQAISIGRTRGGLSYRLLSCGKYKSLNHVDTLGNIKVLEAINVPSTQAEALTGTITGGLESVMEKVKADIAKSEEYQSARVAVEVRKLQADIDKMRTDRRCDHDININNKIEQGFDELKAEFKATKYEVVKVAIYTLASVAVAGSGMFCLMS; the protein is encoded by the exons ATGGCAATGCAGCAGGCGATTAGCATCGGAAGAACCCGAGGAGGTCTGAGTTATCGCTTACTTTCTTGCGGGAAGTACAAATCTCTCAACCATGTCGACACATTAGGAAATATTAAGGTTCTAGAGGCGATCAACGTACCCTCGACACAAGCGGAGGCATTAACCGGCACCATCACCGGTGGCTTGGAGTCGGTGATGGAGAAGGTCAAAGCCGACATCGCCAAATCCGAG GAGTATCAATCAGCTCGTGTTGCAGTAGAGGTTCGAAAACTGCAAGCCGATATTGATAAGATGCGAACCGACCGGAG GTGTGATCATGAtataaacataaacaacaaaattgagCAG GGTTTTGATGAGTTGAAAGCTGAGTTCAAAGCAACAAAATATGAAGTCGTGAAGGTTGCTATATATACATTGGCTTCTGTGGCAGTAGCTGGGTCGGGCATGTTTTGCTTGATGTCATAG
- the LOC104786046 gene encoding potassium transporter 11 yields MAARVEAASMGGGVEIDEEESDERGSMWDLDQKLDQSMDEEAGRLRNMYREKKFSALLLLQLSFQSLGVVYGDLGTSPLYVFYNTFPHGIKDPEDIIGALSLIIYSLTLIPLLKYVFVVCKANDNGQGGTFALYSLLCRHAKVKTIQNQHRTDEELTTYSRTTFHEHSFAAKTKRWLEKHTSRKTALLGLVLVGTCMVIGDGILTPAISVLSAAGGLRVNLPHISNGVVVFVAVVILVSLFSVQHYGTDRVGWLFAPIVFLWFLSIASIGIYNIWKHDTSVLKAFSPVYIYRYFKRGGRDRWTSLGGIMLSITGIEALFADLSHFPVSAVQIAFTVIVFPCLLLAYSGQAAYIRRHPDHVADAFYRSIPGSVYWPMFIIATAAAIVASQATISATFSLVKQALAHGCFPRVKVVHTSRKFLGQIYVPDINWILMILCIAVTAGFKNQSQIGNAYGTAVVIVMLVTTLLMTLIMILVWRCHWVLVLIFTILSLVVECTYFSAMLFKIDQGGWVPLVIAAAFLLIMSVWHYGTLKRYEFEMHSKVSMAWIVGLGPSLGLVRVPGVGLVYTELASGVPHIFSHFITNLPAIHSVVVFVCVKNLPVYTVPEEERFLVKRIGPKNFHMFRCVARYGYRDLHKKDDDFEKRLFESLFLYVRLESMMEGGCSDSDEYSICGSQQQLKDTLGNGNENENLATFDTFDSIESITPVKRVSHTVTASSQMSGGVDELEFINRCRDAGVVHIMGNTVVRARREARFYKKIAIDYVYAFLRKICREHSAIYNVPQESLLNVGQIFYV; encoded by the exons ATGGCGGCAAGAGTAGAAGCAGCATCGATGGGTGGTGGTGttgagattgatgaagaagagagtgatgaGAGAGGTAGCATGTGGGATTTGGACCAGAAGCTTGATCAATCTATGGATGAAGAAGCTGGTCGTCTTAGAAACATGTACCGAGAAAAG AAATTCTCGGCGCTTCTGCTTCTGCAGCTTTCGTTTCAGAGCCTTGGTGTTGTATATGGAGATTTAGGGACTTCTCCTCTCTATGTTTTCTACAATACATTTCCTCATGGGATCAAAGATCCTGAAGATATCATTGGAGCTTTATCTCTCATCATTTACTCCCTCACACTCATCCCTCTTCTCAAATACGTTTTCGTTGTTTGTAAAGCTAATGATAATGGTCAAG GTGGGACGTTTGCTCTGTATTCATTACTCTGTAGACATGCCAAAGTGAAAACAATTCAGAACCAACACCGTACTGATGAAGAGCTTACTACTTACAGCCGCACTACGTTTCATGAGCATTCCTTTGCTGCCAAAACCAAAAGGTGGTTAGAAAAGCATACATCTAGAAAAACAGCTCTTCTTGGTTTAGTTCTTGTTGGTACCTGTATGGTCATCGGCGACGGAATCCTTACTCCCGCCATTTCCG TTCTATCAGCTGCTGGTGGGCTAAGAGTAAACCTTCCTCACATAAGCAATG gtgttgttgtttttgttgctgttgTGATACTAGTCAGCTTGTTTAGTGTACAGCATTATGGAACAGACCGTGTTGGTTGGCTTTTTGCGCCTATTGTTTTCCTCTGGTTCCTCTCTATTGCAAGTATCGGTATCTACAATATCTGGAAACACGACACTAGCGTCTTGAAAGCTTTCTCCCCTGTTTATATATACCGTTATTTTAAAAGAGGTGGTCGGGATCGCTGGACCTCTCTTGGTGGCATTATGCTTAGTATAACAGGAATCGAAGCACTCTTCGCTGATCTATCGCATTTTCCGGTCTCAGCTGTGCAAATAGCTTTTACTGTAATCGTGTTTCCTTGCCTTCTTTTGGCTTATAGTGGACAAGCTGCCTACATCAGGAGGCATCCTGATCATGTGGCTGATGCTTTTTACCGTTCCATTCCAG GAAGTGTATATTGGCCAATGTTCATTATTGCAACGGCTGCAGCGATTGTGGCGAGCCAAGCAACAATATCGGCTACGTTTTCCTTAGTGAAGCAAGCTCTAGCCCACGGGTGTTTTCCAAGAGTGAAAGTGGTGCATACTTCTCGCAAGTTCCTCGGTCAGATTTACGTTCCTGACATAAACTGGATCCTAATGATCCTTTGCATTGCTGTCACTGCTGGTTTCAAGAACCAGAGTCAGATAGGAAACGCTTACGGGACCGCGGTTGTGATTGTCATGCTCGTGACAACACTTCTTATGACTCTGATCATGATCCTCGTGTGGCGTTGCCATTGGGTTCTAGTTCTCATATTCACCATCCTCTCGCTCGTCGTGGAGTGCACTTACTTCTCGGCCATGCTTTTCAAGATTGACCAAGGTGGTTGGGTTCCGCTTGTGATAGCTGCAGCTTTTCTCCTCATCATGTCGGTATGGCACTATGGAACTTTGAAGAGGTATGAGTTTGAAATGCACAGTAAAGTCTCTATGGCTTGGATCGTCGGACTTGGTCCTAGTCTTGGACTTGTTCGGGTCCCCGGGGTTGGTCTCGTTTACACGGAGCTAGCCAGTGGAGTCCCTCacattttctctcattttattaCAAATCTACCGGCCATTCATTCCGTTGTGGTGTTCGTATGCGTCAAGAACCTCCCTGTTTACACCGTCCCTGAGGAAGAGCGGTTCCTTGTTAAAAGGATTGGTCCCAAAAACTTTCACATGTTCCGTTGTGTTGCAAG GTACGGATACAGAGATTTGCACAAGAAGGATGATGACTTTGAGAAACGACTCTTTGAGAGCCTCTTCTTGTACGTCCGCCTTGAATCGATGATGGAAGGAGGCTGTTCGGACTCCGATGAGTACAGCATCTGCGGAAGCCAGCAACAGCTTAAAGACACGCTTGGGAACGGAAACGAGAACGAGAATCTTGCAACGTTTGATACATTTGACTCGATAGAGTCGATAACGCCAGTGAAACGGGTGAGCCACACGGTGACAGCGTCGAGCCAGATGAGCGGTGGAGTAGACGAGCTGGAGTTTATAAATAGGTGCCGTGATGCGGGAGTAGTGCACATTATGGGGAACACGGTGGTTCGAGCCAGGAGAGAAGCCAGGTTCTACAAGAAGATAGCCATTGACTATGTGTATGCGTTTCTAAGGAAGATTTGTAGAGAACATAGTGCTATCTACAATGTTCCTCAGGAGAGTCTTTTGAATGTTGGTCAGATTTTCTATGTATAA
- the LOC104786045 gene encoding dual specificity protein kinase splB isoform X2, with protein MDRQLDKENMDQAKGYENVRYTAPDPRDEGLGSMNQRFPHDSSTNFNTNVRPPDYGGTSIPARPVLNYSIQTGEEFAFEFMRDRVVMKPQFIPNVYGDPSGMPVPVNLTAMGMVHPMAESGSKSTEEKRQAFEQERKPPSRIEDKTYHELVQSAPVISSRNDTGQRRPSLISSRASDSSLNQAKFLCSFGGKIIPRPRDQKLRYVGGETRIIRISKTISFQELMQKMKEMFPEARTIKYQLPGEDLDALVSVSSDEDLQNMMEECIVFGNGGSEKPRMFLFSSSDIEEAQFVIEHADGDSEVQYVVAVNGMDLSSRKGSLGISAPGNNLDELLQGNFDRKINRATTEPAVASVAPLPGNESLSASQASQLVTGLSTGNEPFPQPYLGQQLHFTGLGNHQVYTSAHMASSGYIDEKGSAPLHVQPQPHYIPYSVNPETPVGPHYAQKPEQGVSREEQIFHVQDPEPEASSKEAKMRRDDSFQKVNDPANVSTDESNLSAKEPKMKRESSTPRVSEYSVSSMPDDLIVPDHLVKEEAPIATQTSSSTPDISSSALPEKSLRKSQDHVENNLSAKEPKMKKGQTTRVNEYSVSSVSTDSKVPDLALKEEAPVSMKSSNSTPDPKSFVYPEKNLRTSQDYVPKAGALATASESMTNNQDNPFCLPGGLSASGHGTSDGNSSNLSNVDQPVIHPRVFHSERTLRDPAETNRLSKSDDSLASQFVMAHNTSDAFLPISESSETSHEANMESQNVHSTAPVRSAPESIWTAEGSMAQSEKRNLEPNASEHDEFERKDLSLMDQDHPGFPSSLTNTNGVPIDYSYPPLQSEKVASSQINSQIHFDGNIQPDVSTTTIADLNTVDTHADYSQSQIKGAESIDTTLNTGVPLIDFMVADSGMRSLQVIKNDDLEELKELGSGTFGTVYHGKWRGTDVAIKRIKRSCFIGRSSEQERLTSEFWHEAEILSKLHHPNVMAFYGVVKDGPGGTLATVTEYMVNGSLRHVLLSNRHLDRRKRLIIAMDAAFGMEYLHSKSIVHFDLKCDNLLVNLKDPARPICKVGDFGLSKIKRNTLVTGGVRGTLPWMAPELLSGSSSKVSEKVDVFSFGIVLWEILTGEEPYANMHYGAIIGGIVNNTLRPTVPNYCDPEWRMLMEQCWAPDPFVRPAFPEIARRLRTMSSSAVHTKPHAVNHQIHK; from the exons ATGGATAGACAACTTGACAAAGAAAACATGGATCAAGCTAAAGGTTATGAAAACGTTCGGTATACTGCCCCTGACCCTAGAGATGAGGGCCTTGGGTCCATGAATCAACGGTTTCCTCACGATTCTTCAACTAATTTTAACACCAATGTACGACCTCCAGATTATGGTGGTACTTCGATCCCTGCTCGGCCAGTGCTAAACTACTCAATACAGACGGGTGAAGAATTTGCTTTTGAGTTTATGAGAGATAGGGTAGTTATGAAACCGCAATTCATCCCTAATGTGTATGGTGACCCCAGTGGTATGCCTGTTCCTGTTAACTTAACTGCCATGGGAATGGTTCATCCCATGGCAGAGAGTGGCTCTAAATCCACAGAAGAAAAACGTCAAGCCTTTGAGCAAGAGAGGAAACCTCCTTCTAGAATTGAAGATAAGACCTACCATGAGCTGGTCCAGTCTGCCCCAGTTATCTCTTCGAGAAATGATACTGGTCAAAGGCGTCctagtttgatttcttctagaGCTTCTGATAGCTCTCTGAACCAGGCGAAGTTCTTGTGTAGTTTTGGTGGTAAAATTATACCTCGCCCCAGAGATCAGAAACTTAGATATGTAGGTGGCGAAACGCGTATCATACGTATTAGCAAGACTATTTCTTTCCAAGAACTCATgcagaaaatgaaagaaatgttCCCTGAAGCACGTACCATAAAATATCAGCTGCCAGGCGAGGATCTCGATGCCTTGGTCTCTGTATCTTCTGATGAGGATTTACAAAACATGATGGAGGAATGTATTGTGTTTGGTAATGGAGGATCTGAGAAGCCGAGGATGTTCTTGTTTTCAAGCAGTGATATAGAGGAGGCTCAGTTCGTTATAGAACATGCAGACGGTGATTCTGAGGTTCAGTATGTTGTCGCTGTCAATGGGATGGATCTAAGTTCACGAAAAGGTTCCCTTGGAATAAGTGCTCCCGGGAACAATTTGGATGAACTACTGCAAGGGAATTTTGATAGGAAGATCAATCGGGCTACCACAGAACCAGCAGTAGCTTCGGTTGCTCCTTTGCCAGGTAATGAATCTTTATCAGCGAGCCAAGCTTCTCAACTTGTAACAGGTTTGTCTACTGGAAATGAGCCATTTCCACAGCCTTATCTAGGACAGCAATTGCACTTCACCGGACTTGGTAACCACCAAGTTTACACATCAGCTCACATGGCAAGCAGTGGCTATATAGATGAGAAGGGGTCTGCTCCTTTGCATGTTCAACCACAACCACATTATATCCCTTATTCTGTGAATCCTGAAACACCTGTGGGGCCTCACTATGCACAAAAGCCTGAGCAAGGAGTTTCGCGTGAGGAGCAGATCTTTCATGTACAAGACCCAGAACCAGAAGCTTCATCAAAAGAGGCTAAGATGAGAAGAGATGATTCATTTCAGAAGGTAAATGATCCTGCTAATGTATCTACTGATGAGAGCAATCTTTCGGCAAAGGAGCCAAAGATGAAGAGAGAATCCTCAACCCCAAGGGTCAGTGAGTATTCTGTTTCTTCTATGCCTGATGATTTGATAGTCCCAGACCACCTCGTAAAGGAAGAAGCTCCAATTGCCACACAAACATCCAGTTCAACACCAGATATAAGTTCTTCAGCTCTTCCAGAAAAAAGTCTTAGAAAATCCCAGGACCATGTTGAGAACAATCTGTCAGCAAAGGAGCCAAAGATGAAGAAAGGACAAACCACAAGGGTCAATGAGTATTCCGTTTCCTCTGTATCTACTGATTCTAAGGTCCCAGATCTCGCCCTCAAGGAAGAAGCTCCTGTTTCCATGAAATCATCCAATTCAACACCAGATCCAAAATCCTTTGTTTATCCagaaaaaaatcttagaacATCCCAGGATTATGTTCCGAAAGCGGGTGCTTTAGCTACAGCAAGTGAAAGCATGACAAATAATCAGGACAATCCATTTTGTCTGCCTGGAGGACTCTCAGCATCTGGACATGGGACTTCAGATGGTAATTCATCTAATTTGAGCAATGTCGATCAGCCTGTGATTCATCCGAGAGTTTTTCATTCTGAGCGCACTCTCCGAGATCCAGCAGAAACTAACCGTTTGTCTAAATCTGATGATTCCCTTGCTTCTCAATTTGTAATGGCTCACAACACTTCAGATGCATTCCTACCTATCAGCGAATCATCAGAAACTTCTCATGAAGCAAATATGGAGTCCCAGAATGTACATTCTACCGCACCAGTAAGATCAGCTCCTGAAAGCATCTGGACAGCCGAGGGTAGTATGGCACAGTCTGAAAAGAGAAACTTGGAGCCTAACGCCTCGGAGCAT GATGAGTTTGAGAGGAAGGATCTATCCCTTATGGATCAGGACCACCCTGGATTTCCCAGTTCCCTGACTAACACCAACGGAGTTCCTATTGATTATAGCTACCCACCATTGCAGTCTGAGAAAGTTGCTTCAAGTCAGATAAATTCACAAATCCACTTTGATGGAAATATCCAGCCGGATGTGTCTACCACTACCATAGCAGATTTGAACACAGTAGACACACATGCAGATTACAGTCAGTCACAGATCAAAGGTGCTGAAAGCATAGATACAACTTTG AATACTGGAGTTCCTCTCATTGACTTTATGGTTGCGGATAGTGGCATGAGGTCTCTGCAG GTCATTAAAAATGACGACTTAGAAGAACTGAAGGAATTAGGTTCTGGTACCTTTGGAACTGTTTATCATGGAAAATGGAGGGGTACAGATGTTGCTATTAAGCGAATAAAGAGGAGCTGTTTTATTGGTCGTTCATCTGAACAAGAGAGATTG ACCTCCGAGTTCTGGCATGAAGCTGAAATTCTTTCAAAGCTTCACCATCCAAATGTTATGGCATTTTACGGCGTAGTGAAAGATGGACCAGGAGGAACTTTAGCTACAGTGACAGAGTACATGGTCAATGGATCGCTTAGGCATGTTTTGCTCAGCAACAG GCACCTTGATCGACGTAAGCGCCTTATCATTGCAATGGATGCAGCTTTTGGAATGGAATATTTGCACTCAAAGAGCATAGTGCATTTCGATTTGAAGTGTGATAACTTGCTTGTCAACTTAAAAGATCCCGCCCGTCCCATATGCAAG GTCGGTGATTTTGGTCTGtcaaagataaagagaaacacTTTGGTCACTGGCGGCGTAAGGGGAACCCTCCCTTGGATGGCTCCGGAGCTACTTAGTGGCAGCAGCAGCAAAGTTTCTGAAAAG GTTGATGTGTTCTCTTTTGGAATTGTCTTGTGGGAAATTCTTACCGGTGAGGAACCCTACGCCAATATGCATTATGGGGCAATAATCG GAGGCATAGTGAACAATACATTGAGACCAACCGTGCCAAACTATTGTGACCCGGAGTGGAGAATGCTGATGGAGCAGTGTTGGGCTCCTGACCCATTTGTTCGACCTGCCTTCCCGGAAATAGCCAGACGTCTCCGCACCATGTCCTCCTCTGCGGTCCACACAAAACCACACGCCGTCAACCACCAAATTCACAAGTAA